The nucleotide window GATGTACATTGCGTCAGCAACAATCCACAGAATCCAGTTCTCCAGATATTTTCGTGCGAGCAAGTACTGAGCAATCAAACTGATGACTGTGGTAATTGTATCCAGCCACGGAAATGCAGCATGTAATATATTCTGAGAGATGTATCCAAAAATCATTATGCCCACGATGCCTACACCAGTGAGCTTTAAAGCAAGTGCCTTATCCACAGTGCGCACCGGCAACGGAGTATCATTTTCGCCACCGCGCATCCACTGCCACCAGCCATAAAAGCCGAGCACTACGTACACAAACTGGAGAAAGGCATCCATGTAGAGCCTTCCGTTAAAAACAACCACCATCCAAATGCCAACACTGAGAATGCCAAACGGCCAGCATAATGGCTTTTGACGCACACTTAAAACAATATAAATAAGTCCAGTTGCAATCGAAATACGTTCAGGCCAGCTCATAGCTTCCACAAAGCCGAGAACGAAGTTAAGAAGTTCCATAGTATTTCCTTTAGAGCCGCCAACTTGAGCAGATGCAACCCGTATAAATAGTAAAATAAAAAAAAAGATTAATTACAAACAGCACGCCACAGCGCACCCGCAGGGTACTCATTCAGTACAGCTTGAAAGCTCGCCTACGGTTGATACCGCTACTTCAAAAAACAAATCCACACACACCCAAGTATGCCTCAATCTCATTTTTTTATGCCGCTATACTCTCTTTATCCGTGAAGCTCGAAGACTTACTAACGGCTAACGGCTGCGCAGCTCTTTTTTAATCTGTAAAAAAAGGCTTTGTACGCAATCTCAATCAGCACAGGATGCCTCGCCAGTAAAGAATCATGCTCTCTTCTATCGACACCCTCATGCGCATGAGCGTTTATGTATTGATTGAATGTACAAAGTCAACTCACCGTGCCCACCTATTTTTCTCATACGATGAAATCTAGCCGTAACCACATCGAGCGATAACAGTCACACAACAATGCATGAGTGGGCATCGCTATATCATGCGCAATATCAGAAAAAAAAATGATTTTTTGCATTTTTTACTTGCATCTAACTCCAGTTTTCCATATCACTTCTTTCGCGACGGAGAGTAGCGCAGCTTGGTAGCGCATCTGGTTTGGGACCAGAGGGTCGCAGGTTCGAATCCTGTCTCTCCGACCACGAATATTTAGCTCACAGTGAAAACTGTGAGCTTTTTTTGTGTCCTATTTTTCACCAGCACGTTCCATCGTCTGTCCCACCAGCGAAAAAGAGATCTATTCCCAAAAAAAACTCTCAGATTTATCAGTATACAAAAAAAGGAGCTTCAGATTACTCTGAAGCTCCTTTACTATTCTAGGAATAAACGCCTCGCCGCAACAAGTGCAGCGAAGTGTACTACAACCTATTCTACAACGTATGCTTTAACGATAGCAACCTGCTCAACAGGAACGTCCTGATGGAAACCGAAGCTACCAGTTTTTACGCCCTTCATGATGTCGATGATCTCAGTGCCTTCTACAACTTTACCGAAAACTGCGTAGCCCCAGCCGCTCACGGATTTACCGGAGTGGTTAAGGAATGCGTTATCTTTAACGTTGATGAAGAACTGAGCAGTAGCAGAATCAGGATCCTGAGTACGTGCCATTGAGAGAGTGTATTTATCGTTAGCGAGGCCGTTGTCAGCTTCGTTTTTGATTGGCTCACGAGTTTCTTTCTGTTCCATATCAGCGTCAAAACCGCCGCCCTGGATCATGAAGTTGTCGATTACGCGGTGGAAGATAGTACCATCGTAGAAACCGTCACGAACGTACTGTTCGAAGTTCTTAGAGCTTTCAGGAGCTTTTTCTGTATCGAGTTCAACAACAAAGTTGCCCATTGTAGTTTCAAATTTAATCAAAACGGAATCCTCTTTAGCCAGCGCACTGCTGGAAGTGAATGTTACTAAAAGAAGCGCTACTGCGCCAAGTAAATGTAAAAGTCGCATATGCACTCTCTCCATATTATGTAGATTGATTGTAGGTGCATTATCAAAAGCCGCTTGTATCTGCAATATTCGTCTTATGAAATCGTAAATTGCAAATCTTCGAAGTCGTCATCTTCCGTTACAACATCAATGACAACATGCTGACCTTCTCGTAACTCACCGCCAATAAGCTTGCGTGCAAGCGTAGTCTCAAGTCTCTGCTGTAGATAACGTCGCAGAGGACGAGCACCGTACACAGGGTCGTACGCGTTGTCTGCAATAAAATCACGCGCAGCCTCGGTGAGCTCCAAGGTGATCTTACGACCTTCCAGCCTTGCACGCAACCGGCCTAGAAGAAGTTCAATAATCTCTTTAATCTGTTCACGTAACAGAGGTTTAAAGAGTACCGTCTCATCAACACGGTTCAAAAATTCCGGCCTAAAGTGCTTGCGCAGCTCCTGCATAACAGTCTCACGAATACCATCTGCAAGATGGCCGTCCGGAGAGATGCCCTCAAGCAACAACGGTGCACCGATGTTGGAGGTCATGATGATAATTGTATTTTTAAAGTTAACGGTGCGTCCCTGACTATCAGTCAAACGTCCGTCATCTAAAATCTGCAACAAGGTATTAAACACATCGGGATGTGCTTTTTCTACTTCATCAAAAAGCACTACACTGTAAGGCTTACGGCGCACAGCCTCTGTGAGCTGTCCACCCTCGTCATATCCGATGTATCCAGGAGGGGCACCGATAAGACGGGCAACAGTGTGTTTTTCCATGTACTCACTCATATCGAGTCGTACAATATTATCTTCTGTGTCGAACAATGCTTCTGCCAGAGTCTTACACAACTCTGTTTTACCAACACCGGTCGGTCCCAAGAATATGAAG belongs to Halodesulfovibrio sp. MK-HDV and includes:
- a CDS encoding peptidylprolyl isomerase — encoded protein: MRLLHLLGAVALLLVTFTSSSALAKEDSVLIKFETTMGNFVVELDTEKAPESSKNFEQYVRDGFYDGTIFHRVIDNFMIQGGGFDADMEQKETREPIKNEADNGLANDKYTLSMARTQDPDSATAQFFINVKDNAFLNHSGKSVSGWGYAVFGKVVEGTEIIDIMKGVKTGSFGFHQDVPVEQVAIVKAYVVE
- the pnuC gene encoding nicotinamide riboside transporter PnuC — encoded protein: MELLNFVLGFVEAMSWPERISIATGLIYIVLSVRQKPLCWPFGILSVGIWMVVVFNGRLYMDAFLQFVYVVLGFYGWWQWMRGGENDTPLPVRTVDKALALKLTGVGIVGIMIFGYISQNILHAAFPWLDTITTVISLIAQYLLARKYLENWILWIVADAMYIYIYFAKGWTGYSGLMAVYTIMAVAGLYSWYKSMQADTVNTEAKCQTA